The Alysiella filiformis sequence CGTATTTGTCATATTCAGGCTGCCTGAAAACCAAAAAGGTGCATTATACGCTGTTATTGGCAAGCATTCACGGCTACAATGCCAAACCCCCTTTTTTTGGAGCAAATCATGAACAAACTCACATTCAGCAAAATGCACGGCTTGGGCAACGACTTTATGGTCATTGACGGCACGCGCCACAATTTTGACCCCCACACCGCCCCCATCGCAGCATGGGCAGACCGACACACAGGCATCGGCTTTGACCAACTGCTGCTGGTCGAACACACCGATAAAGCCGATGTGGATTTCCGCTACCGCATTTTCAACGCCGATGGCAGCGAAGTGCAACAATGCGGCAATGGCGCACGCTGTTTCGTCAAATTTGTGGCGGAACAAGGTTTGAGCGACAAACACGAAATCATCGTGGAAACCGCCAAAGGCATCATCAAACCACGTTTAAACGATGACGGTTTGGTAACGGTCAATATGGGGCAGCCGCGTTTTCAGCCCGAAGATTTGCCTTTCATTTTGCGCAGCAACGAACAAGCAGGGCAGCTTACCTACATCGTGGTGCAAGATTTGGACAGCGCGGAAATGTCGCTGTTGAGCATGGGCAATCCCCACGCGGTAATGTTGGTGGGTGATGTGGAAACCGCGCCCGTTGCCGATTGGGGTGCCGCTTTGCAAAAACACCCGCGTTTCCCCGAGCGCGTGAACGTGGGCTTCATGGAAGTGTTGGACAAACACAACATCAAATTGCGCGTGTATGAACGCGGTGCAGGCGAAACGCAAGCCTGTGGCACGGGAGCGTGTGCGGCGGTGGTGTCGGGTGTGCGTTTGGGTTTGTTGGCGGCGGGCGAGCCTGTGCGCGTGCAACTTCGCGGTGGCGATTTGCACATCATATGGTCGGAAGGCGAAGACGTGATGATGACAGGCGCAGCCGTCAAAGTGTTTGATGGCGAAATTGCCTATTGATGGGTTTCAGGCTGCCTGAAAAAACAAAATGCCGTTTCACAATCAGGAAACGGCATTTTCGTGATAAAAGTGATTGATATAGTCGCTTAAAATAAAAATAGGACAAGGCGACCACGCCCGCCGTGTACATCTGGTACATAAGGGCGTGGGCAACGCAGTAGTATTTTTAATTTTAAGCGACTATAAATTTAAGTTACTTTGCCCCCTCTCCCTGTGGTAGAGAGCTGGGGAGAGGGTATGCTGTTCAACAAACCCTCTCCCCAATTCAATCAATAAGATGAATCCACCAACACCTCTTCGCCATAACCGCCATTGATTGGCAAGGGGCGATTGGTGCTTACAGGCGGACGCATCACGCGAATGCCACGAATGCCCGCTTCACGCGCTGCCAGCACGTCATCGTTGCTGTCGCCATAGTGAAGTTGCGATTTGTGTTTCACAATATAATGGGTTTTGTCGTATTTATAGGGTTCAACGGGTGTGTCATTGGTGTAATTGATGGGCTGCATGTTTTTCACTTTAAACGTGCGTTCCAAAATCGTACCCAAAACGTCCAAACGGCTGGGGTCGTTGTTGGCATGACCTGTGCGTCCTGTGATGAAAATCACTTGGTCGCCACGCGCTTGGTGCATATCAATCAATTTTTTTGCCGATTCTTTGGGAATGGACATGCGGTCGCAACCATCTGCCACAAAATTCCAAAATGCCTGATTGTGCAAATAATCGTAACTATCGGGCGAAAAAGTGTTTTTGCCATAATAGAAACATTGTGAAGACACCAAAACCGTATCATCAATGTCAAATGTTACCGTCATGGGTGGCGTGTTTTTCAGGCTATCGCGGATTTGCTCTACGGTCAGCCATTTGACTTTATTGGCATTTTTCATGTCAATGGCGGTAACGCCAGCGTGGGTGTAATCCACTTTCGGGCCTTTTGCCACCGCAGGCAGCGACAATGCCAACATCAAGGCGGCAAGCGTGGTTTTGCTGAATGTTTTCATGTGTTTTCTCCAAAATGATTGTTATTCAAACGCCGCGTCAGGCACAGCGATTGGCATTGTAAGCGATTTTCAGCCAGCCTGAAACAGAAAATGCCGTTTGTGGCAGAAAAACGGCATTTTGTTGCGTGCATGATGGACGCAAAAAGGGGGAGACTAGCTGTTTAAATTGGTTTGTGCTGTGGTTTCAGGCAGCCTGAAAAAGGCAAACCCTGTTTCATCTGCCGCCAAATAGCCGCCCTGATTTTCAAACCAATCGGGCAACACATGGCGCGTGATGTTTTTGCCAAGATATTGATGAATATGGGTATTGGGGCGATGTGTGTGTCCATGAATGATGATGTCCACCGCCCGATTTTTTTGGCAGGCTGCCTGAACGCCCTGTTCGGTTACATCGGAAATGGCATAATTGT is a genomic window containing:
- the dapF gene encoding diaminopimelate epimerase, whose product is MNKLTFSKMHGLGNDFMVIDGTRHNFDPHTAPIAAWADRHTGIGFDQLLLVEHTDKADVDFRYRIFNADGSEVQQCGNGARCFVKFVAEQGLSDKHEIIVETAKGIIKPRLNDDGLVTVNMGQPRFQPEDLPFILRSNEQAGQLTYIVVQDLDSAEMSLLSMGNPHAVMLVGDVETAPVADWGAALQKHPRFPERVNVGFMEVLDKHNIKLRVYERGAGETQACGTGACAAVVSGVRLGLLAAGEPVRVQLRGGDLHIIWSEGEDVMMTGAAVKVFDGEIAY
- the aphA gene encoding acid phosphatase AphA; its protein translation is MKTFSKTTLAALMLALSLPAVAKGPKVDYTHAGVTAIDMKNANKVKWLTVEQIRDSLKNTPPMTVTFDIDDTVLVSSQCFYYGKNTFSPDSYDYLHNQAFWNFVADGCDRMSIPKESAKKLIDMHQARGDQVIFITGRTGHANNDPSRLDVLGTILERTFKVKNMQPINYTNDTPVEPYKYDKTHYIVKHKSQLHYGDSNDDVLAAREAGIRGIRVMRPPVSTNRPLPINGGYGEEVLVDSSY